The following are encoded together in the Citrus sinensis cultivar Valencia sweet orange chromosome 1, DVS_A1.0, whole genome shotgun sequence genome:
- the LOC107177622 gene encoding seed lectin, with protein MKLSCDIQIVRASLNLKDISKMFLLLILSIFLHQQVSSSPVSQPVSFSFPSFNPTSCSYGNLICTGAVKAYDGYLSLTSEPFPSNSTSSPSVPHHKVGRVLYPSPVLAWPAMISTTFTIRISQYPNSGAGDGMTFIFAPDTNPSPLHSDGSFLGIMSRSPHVGSVSQLALELDTFMNEFDPDANHIGIDATNMSKPITVTSLNGTGIDLKSGRNIKVQIDYDGRTKMLYVSMAYSEYPLGRILEKPIIMSDVVPSSVYVGFTAATGDFSESHQVLDWTFTTMPLPPDSLKSRKLINSSSCTSANNDNDFWMLLEYRFFSIHSLSCV; from the exons ATGAAACTCAGCTGTGATATTCAAATTGTGCGTGCCTCTCTCAATCTCAAAGATATCTCAAAAATGTTTTTGCTGCTCATTCTCTCGATTTTCCTTCACCAGCAAGTTTCTTCCAGCCCTGTTAGTCAACCTGTCAGCTTCTCTTTCCCTTCATTTAACCCAACAAGCTGCAGCTATGGCAACCTAATTTGTACTGGCGCAGTGAAAGCATACGATGGGTATCTAAGTCTTACATCAGAGCCTTTTCCAAGCAATTCAACCTCTTCGCCATCTGTGCCGCACCACAAGGTGGGGCGAGTATTATACCCATCGCCTGTGCTTGCATGGCCGGCAATGATCAGCACCACCTTCACCATTAGGATTTCACAGTACCCGAACTCCGGTGCTGGAGATGGGATGACGTTTATTTTTGCACCTGATACCAATCCTTCACCACTTCACAGCGATGGCTCATTTCTTGGTATCATGAGTCGGTCACCTCACG TTGGGAGTGTTTCGCAATTGGCTTTGGAGCTGGATACTTTCATGAACGAGTTTGATCCAGATGCAAACCACATAGGCATCGACGCAACGAATATGTCGAAACCAATCACAGTTACGAGTCTCAATGGCACAGGCATTGATCTTAAAAGTGGAAGAAATATCAAGGTTCAAATTGATTATGATGGACGGACGAAGATGCTGTACGTTTCAATGGCATATTCCGAGTACCCACTTGGGAGAATTTTAGAAAAGCCTATTATAATGTCAGATGTGGTTCCAAGCTCAGTCTATGTTGGCTTCACAGCCGCTACTGGAGACTTCTCAGAAAGCCATCAGGTACTTGATTGGACCTTCACAACAATGCCATTGCCTCCTGATTCACTCAAGAGCCGGAAGTTGATTAATTCTAGCTCCTGCACCAGTgctaataatgataatgattttTGGATGCTTCTAGAATATCGCTTCTTTTCCATTCATTCTTTATCGTGTGTATGA